From Clavelina lepadiformis chromosome 9, kaClaLepa1.1, whole genome shotgun sequence, the proteins below share one genomic window:
- the LOC143470669 gene encoding general transcription factor II-I repeat domain-containing protein 2-like — protein sequence MPDFTIYEEYLTLRSLHGTTKGTDIFREFHATLEEAHLDSTKLFGVATDGCPSMIGANRGLQGLINKWREEDHLAPVTWHHCILHQESLVAKSLNMSNVMDVVTTTVNWIRVNALNHRKFKKFLADTDAEYGDLIMFTAVRWLSRATCVKRFYDLLPDIKTFAEGKIDIPQLGDELAGDVTIHFPTLSDHRTNGSFEAYSRLISNLIDEFNRRINGMSLFLPMMNMFANPIAVKVATAPDSFQLELLDMQSDIELKQLFRSEDLLEFWSRVPEGKYPNLKTNAQKYASVFGSTYVCEALFSKMIRIKNKYRSRLTDDHLKQLLHTASSAIAPRFDKLVKAQSQCQVGH from the exons ATGCCGGATTTTACGATTTATGAAGAATATCTCACTTTGCGTTCTCTCCATGGCACAACTAAAGGAACAGATatttttcgtgaatttcatgCTACTCTTGAAGAAGCACATTTGGACTCAACAAAGTTGTTTGGAGTGGCAACGGATGGTTGCCCTTCCATGATTGGAGCAAATCGAGGACTTCAAGGGCTCATCAATAAATGGCGAGAGGAAGATCATCTTGCTCCTGTGACATGGCATCATTGCATTTTACATCAAGAAAGTCTTGTTGCTAAGTCACTCAACATGTCTAATGTGATGGATGTGGTAACAACAACCGTAAACTGGATTAGAGTCAATGCACTTAACCATCGGAAGTTCAAAAAGTTTCTAGCAGATACTGACGCTGAGTACGGTGATCTAATCATGTTCACAGCTGTGCGATGGCTAAGCCGCGCTACATGTGTCAAAAGATTCTATGACCTTCTTCCTGACATTAAAACGTTTGCTGAAGGAAAGATAGATATCCCTCAGCTTGGCGATGAA CTTGCAGGTGATGTTACAATACATTTTCCAACGTTATCTGACCATCGAACCAATGGATCATTTGAAGCATACAGCAGACTTATCAGTAACTTGATTGATGAGTTCAACCGCCGCATTAACGGAATGAGTTTATTTTTGCCAATGATGAACATGTTTGCAAATCCTATTGCAGTTAAAGTGGCCACAGCTCCTGATAGTTTTCAATTGGAGTTGCTGGACATGCAGTCAGATATCGAACTCAAGCAATTATTTCGAAGTGAAGACCTACTTGAATTTTGGAGTCGAGTTCCAGAGGGAAAGTATCCCAACTTGAAAACCAATGCCCAGAAATACGCCTCTGTGTTCGGATCAACTTACGTATGTGAAGCACTTTTCAGCAAAATGATcagaatcaaaaataaatatcgCAGTCGGTTGACCGATGACCACCTCAAGCAGCTACTGCATACTGCATCCTCTGCAATTGCGCCTCGCTTTGACAAACTTGTTAAAGCCCAAAGCCAAtgccaagttggacattaa